A window of Hallerella porci contains these coding sequences:
- the pnp gene encoding polyribonucleotide nucleotidyltransferase, with translation MLAAKEATAKLPDGTEVVLETGRLAKQASGSAVVKVGDAFVLATVCFGPEKEGDFFPLTVEYREKAYAAGRLPGGYSKREAGRPSDEEILSARIIDRPIRPMFPDNFTREVQVIVNVLSADKKFAPDVFGVSAASLAIGLSELPFEEQVAAVRVAVIGDEYIVNPSYEQVSVADLDLVVAGTENSVCMVEGGAYEVSEDTMIKAITTGHDAIKELCKAQAELVAKFAKPKMVLTPKNKGEAHDKLEVAVKEVIFDELNAALHANMVKTQLYPKMAELEAKVVADPKILAIIGEGEAQDAALLADAKAIFAELERTTMRTMILNEGRRIDGRATTEVRPIEIQLGVLPSAHGSAVFQRGETQALVTCTLGTKADEQRYETLQGEGSKSYMLHYNFPPFCVGECKKLGMSRREIGHGHLAERSLKAVLPVTEDFPYTIRIVSEILESNGSSSMASVCGGTLSLMDAGVPIKAPVAGVAMGLISETGHADDEKIKILTDITGTEDHLGDMDFKVTGTEFGITAFQMDIKIKGITPELMRKALEQARAGRMHILGKIKEAIPAPRDHLSAKAPTMIKMHIPTSKIRDVIGSGGSVIKGMQAQTGCQINIDESGMIDIAAPNAKAGAVCRRMIEELIAEPEPGRIYKGKVKTIQPFGAFVEILPGRDGLVHISELADYRVEKVEDIVHVGDEVKVLCLGVDPKGKVKLSIKALQQKEKPAEPQGDAPAAPAPEQPQA, from the coding sequence ATGCTCGCAGCTAAGGAAGCTACTGCAAAACTTCCCGACGGAACCGAAGTGGTTCTCGAAACGGGTCGTCTTGCAAAGCAGGCTTCTGGTTCTGCAGTCGTCAAAGTTGGCGACGCATTTGTCCTAGCAACCGTTTGCTTTGGACCGGAAAAAGAAGGTGACTTCTTCCCGTTGACCGTTGAATATCGCGAAAAGGCTTATGCTGCTGGTCGCCTTCCGGGTGGCTATAGCAAGCGCGAAGCGGGTCGTCCGAGCGATGAAGAAATTCTTTCAGCTCGTATCATCGACCGTCCGATTCGTCCGATGTTCCCCGATAACTTCACCCGCGAAGTGCAGGTGATTGTAAACGTTCTCTCCGCAGACAAGAAATTTGCTCCGGACGTCTTTGGCGTTTCTGCAGCATCTCTTGCGATTGGTCTTTCCGAACTTCCGTTCGAAGAACAAGTGGCGGCGGTTCGCGTTGCGGTAATCGGTGACGAATACATCGTCAATCCTTCTTACGAACAAGTTTCTGTGGCCGATCTGGACCTCGTGGTCGCCGGTACAGAAAACTCGGTTTGCATGGTGGAAGGCGGCGCTTACGAAGTTTCCGAAGACACGATGATTAAGGCCATCACGACCGGTCACGATGCGATTAAGGAACTTTGCAAGGCTCAAGCAGAACTCGTTGCAAAATTTGCAAAGCCGAAGATGGTCCTCACCCCGAAGAATAAGGGTGAAGCTCATGACAAACTGGAAGTCGCAGTCAAGGAAGTTATTTTCGACGAATTGAACGCAGCTCTTCACGCCAATATGGTGAAGACTCAGCTCTATCCGAAGATGGCAGAATTGGAAGCGAAGGTTGTCGCGGATCCGAAAATTCTCGCTATCATCGGCGAAGGCGAAGCACAAGATGCAGCACTTCTCGCAGATGCGAAGGCAATTTTTGCAGAACTCGAACGCACCACGATGCGTACGATGATTTTGAACGAAGGTCGCCGTATCGACGGTCGTGCAACGACTGAAGTGCGTCCGATTGAAATTCAGTTGGGAGTTCTTCCGAGCGCTCATGGTTCGGCAGTTTTCCAACGCGGCGAAACTCAAGCTCTCGTCACCTGCACTCTCGGCACAAAGGCCGACGAACAGCGTTACGAAACCCTTCAAGGCGAAGGCTCGAAGAGCTACATGCTGCATTACAACTTCCCGCCGTTCTGCGTCGGTGAATGCAAAAAACTCGGCATGTCTCGTCGTGAAATCGGTCACGGCCATTTGGCGGAACGTTCGCTCAAGGCAGTTCTCCCGGTAACGGAAGACTTCCCGTATACGATTCGCATCGTTTCCGAAATTCTCGAATCGAACGGTTCTTCTTCGATGGCTTCTGTCTGCGGTGGAACTCTCTCGCTCATGGATGCTGGCGTTCCTATCAAGGCGCCGGTAGCTGGTGTGGCGATGGGCCTCATCTCGGAAACGGGTCATGCGGATGATGAAAAGATCAAAATTTTGACCGACATCACCGGAACCGAAGACCATCTCGGCGATATGGACTTTAAAGTCACTGGTACCGAATTTGGTATTACCGCATTCCAGATGGATATCAAGATCAAGGGCATCACTCCGGAACTCATGAGAAAGGCTCTGGAACAAGCTCGTGCTGGTCGTATGCACATTCTCGGCAAGATCAAGGAAGCCATTCCGGCTCCGCGCGATCATTTGTCCGCGAAGGCTCCGACCATGATCAAGATGCATATCCCGACAAGCAAGATCCGCGATGTGATTGGCTCGGGTGGCTCGGTGATCAAGGGAATGCAAGCTCAGACCGGTTGCCAAATCAACATTGACGAATCCGGTATGATTGACATTGCTGCGCCGAACGCTAAGGCAGGTGCAGTTTGCCGTCGTATGATCGAAGAACTCATTGCAGAACCGGAACCGGGTCGCATTTACAAGGGCAAGGTGAAGACGATTCAGCCGTTTGGCGCATTCGTTGAAATCCTCCCGGGTCGCGACGGTCTCGTTCACATTTCGGAACTCGCAGACTACCGTGTAGAAAAGGTAGAAGACATTGTTCACGTCGGCGACGAAGTGAAGGTGCTCTGCCTCGGTGTCGATCCGAAGGGCAAAGTGAAGCTTTCGATCAAAGCTCTTCAGCAAAAGGAAAAGCCCGCAGAACCGCAAGGGGATGCGCCCGCTGCTCCGGCTCCTGAACAGCCGCAAGCTTAA
- a CDS encoding polysaccharide biosynthesis/export family protein, with product MKFWLSCLLSASVAVLSGCFASPGMVLNESADEDGAVDTLADFQGAKVHLQSINANTLSALTEPAPAAEALPSLPEELLAYKPEAYKLGPFDIVQVVIWEHPELTSPLGSYRSDNATGQLVSESGVMFYPYVGEINVVGLTVAELREKIVQDLSKVLNNPQIDVRLLQSQSHKVYVQGSVKNPGVVSLNDVPVTFLEAVNRCGGATGAANLSTVEFTREGKTYFVNLLSPYAAGKGPNDLILKDNDVIRIPDSEESKVYMMGEVGKQQALTFKNGKLSLAQAIAEAGGLQSESAKAENIYVIRAQAMDQISVYHLNARNPMALVFGDQFALKPGDLVYVDATSLARWNRVMKMLLPTAQLIYYGTQAVHTTHTAKEDITNW from the coding sequence ATGAAATTTTGGCTTTCGTGCCTTTTATCCGCCAGTGTGGCTGTTTTATCCGGCTGTTTTGCATCGCCGGGAATGGTGCTCAACGAATCGGCAGACGAAGATGGTGCAGTCGATACTCTTGCGGATTTTCAAGGGGCGAAGGTGCATTTGCAAAGCATTAACGCAAACACTCTTTCGGCTTTAACCGAACCAGCTCCTGCAGCAGAAGCTCTTCCGAGTCTTCCAGAAGAATTGCTCGCTTACAAGCCTGAAGCCTATAAACTCGGACCTTTTGATATTGTTCAAGTCGTGATTTGGGAACATCCCGAACTCACAAGTCCGCTCGGCTCTTACCGCAGCGATAACGCAACCGGTCAGCTTGTGAGCGAATCGGGAGTGATGTTCTATCCTTACGTCGGAGAAATTAACGTCGTCGGTTTAACCGTTGCCGAACTCCGCGAAAAAATTGTCCAAGATCTTTCGAAGGTTTTGAATAATCCGCAAATCGATGTGCGTCTTTTGCAAAGTCAAAGCCACAAAGTTTATGTGCAAGGCTCGGTGAAAAATCCAGGAGTCGTTTCGTTGAACGATGTTCCGGTGACATTTTTAGAAGCCGTGAATCGTTGCGGCGGTGCAACGGGGGCAGCGAATCTTTCGACGGTGGAATTTACTCGCGAAGGTAAAACCTATTTTGTGAATTTGCTTTCTCCTTATGCTGCGGGCAAAGGTCCGAACGATTTAATTCTCAAAGACAACGATGTGATTCGCATTCCGGATTCCGAAGAATCCAAAGTGTACATGATGGGCGAAGTTGGCAAACAGCAAGCGCTTACCTTTAAGAATGGAAAACTTTCACTTGCCCAAGCCATTGCCGAAGCGGGAGGCCTTCAATCCGAATCGGCAAAAGCCGAAAACATTTATGTCATTCGGGCGCAAGCGATGGATCAAATCAGCGTTTATCATTTGAATGCGCGCAATCCGATGGCGCTCGTCTTCGGCGATCAATTTGCGCTGAAACCGGGTGATTTAGTTTACGTCGATGCGACAAGTCTTGCTCGTTGGAACCGCGTGATGAAGATGCTTCTCCCGACGGCTCAGCTGATTTACTACGGAACACAAGCTGTCCATACAACGCATACGGCGAAGGAAGATATTACAAACTGGTAA
- a CDS encoding lytic transglycosylase, translating to MACIFVSCAAGNVYTPEAEESFVSRAMSDWVAPEEEMRESWQQYQFALQAMEEGDWLVARHHLDIALKKLVAERYDSAYYNLPTPERDSLYRVEMAHKIILALDEIYPEILEMGEEASEYVRYEFEEEGLDNLDEPPLDSAALLEIESFLDTLNRAQFTLPVEFNERVMQEIQYLSTRAHDFTEASLSRKTAFDEMIFAKMDSLEMPRDLIFLALVESGYKIKAYSRAKAAGLWQFIPSTGKRYGLYQDFWIDMRRNPELSTVAAMKYLRRLHDEFGDWLMAMAAYNCGEGCVRKRIREAKEDTLRDTTQAITYWDLNLPKETMHYVPRILAAMTIGHYPEHYGMQVEKRERAPFDTVTVVEFMPLDQVAKAANVDLKTIQELNLELNRWCTPPKETGYVLRIPEGSRDSFLVAYNKMDKKSFSRWQYHKVAGGENLGKISRQYGVSVRDIQQANHLKNTRIRRGQVLMIPLPASAYSDSKSKNSGKEKASKNSSGRTYKVRSGDNLGSIGRKFGVSVSQLQEWNGLSDASIYAGQILVVSKPAKASKAKTEKSEKPAEKSEKKKENPPKTENGEFISHKVESGESLWDISRKYGVTIEQIVEWNKKKSTKVKAGEVLKIRQ from the coding sequence TTGGCGTGTATCTTCGTTTCTTGCGCAGCGGGGAACGTTTACACTCCTGAAGCGGAAGAATCTTTCGTTTCTCGGGCGATGAGCGATTGGGTCGCTCCTGAAGAAGAAATGCGGGAATCGTGGCAGCAGTATCAGTTTGCGTTGCAAGCGATGGAAGAGGGCGATTGGTTGGTCGCTCGTCATCATTTGGATATTGCTCTCAAAAAACTTGTTGCAGAACGTTATGATTCTGCGTATTATAATTTGCCAACTCCAGAACGCGATTCGCTTTATCGCGTTGAAATGGCGCATAAAATTATTCTCGCTTTAGATGAAATTTATCCGGAAATTCTTGAAATGGGAGAAGAAGCTTCGGAATATGTGCGCTATGAATTCGAAGAAGAAGGTTTGGATAATTTAGATGAACCGCCTCTCGACAGTGCGGCACTTTTAGAAATTGAAAGTTTTCTGGATACGTTAAATCGGGCGCAGTTTACGCTGCCGGTGGAATTTAATGAACGCGTGATGCAAGAAATTCAATATCTTTCGACGCGGGCGCATGACTTTACCGAGGCTTCGCTTTCGCGGAAAACCGCCTTCGATGAAATGATTTTTGCGAAAATGGATTCTCTCGAAATGCCGCGGGATTTAATCTTCTTAGCGCTCGTGGAATCGGGCTATAAAATTAAAGCGTATAGCCGCGCCAAGGCGGCGGGACTTTGGCAATTTATTCCGTCGACGGGAAAGCGCTACGGACTTTACCAAGATTTTTGGATTGATATGCGGCGAAATCCGGAACTTTCGACGGTCGCTGCGATGAAATATCTGCGCCGTTTGCACGATGAATTCGGCGATTGGCTGATGGCGATGGCGGCTTATAACTGCGGCGAAGGCTGCGTGCGCAAACGCATCCGCGAAGCCAAAGAAGATACGCTGCGGGACACGACGCAGGCGATTACTTATTGGGATTTGAATTTGCCGAAAGAAACGATGCATTATGTGCCGCGGATTTTGGCTGCGATGACGATTGGACATTATCCAGAACATTATGGAATGCAAGTGGAAAAGCGGGAACGAGCGCCATTTGATACGGTGACCGTTGTCGAATTTATGCCGCTCGATCAAGTGGCGAAAGCCGCGAATGTCGATTTGAAGACGATTCAAGAATTGAATTTGGAATTGAACCGTTGGTGCACTCCGCCGAAAGAAACGGGTTATGTGCTGCGAATTCCTGAAGGCTCGCGCGATTCATTCCTTGTCGCTTATAATAAAATGGACAAAAAATCCTTCTCGCGGTGGCAATATCACAAAGTCGCGGGCGGCGAAAATTTAGGGAAAATCAGCCGACAATACGGCGTTTCGGTGCGGGATATTCAGCAGGCGAATCATTTGAAAAATACGCGAATTCGCCGCGGACAAGTTTTGATGATTCCGCTGCCGGCAAGCGCTTATTCCGATTCGAAATCAAAAAACAGCGGAAAAGAAAAAGCGTCGAAAAATTCTTCGGGCAGAACTTATAAAGTGCGTTCGGGCGATAATCTCGGAAGCATCGGACGCAAATTTGGCGTTTCGGTTTCGCAGTTGCAAGAATGGAACGGACTTTCGGACGCGTCCATTTATGCGGGGCAAATTCTCGTCGTTTCGAAACCGGCGAAGGCGTCAAAGGCTAAAACGGAAAAATCCGAAAAGCCCGCAGAAAAAAGCGAAAAGAAAAAAGAAAATCCGCCAAAGACAGAAAACGGCGAATTTATTTCGCACAAAGTAGAATCGGGCGAATCGCTTTGGGATATTTCGCGGAAATATGGCGTGACAATTGAACAAATTGTCGAATGGAACAAGAAAAAATCGACAAAAGTGAAAGCTGGCGAGGTTTTGAAAATTCGCCAGTAG
- a CDS encoding PCMD domain-containing protein: protein MKNSKKFSLFLAFFFAFFTACEESDVTSANVPETIFASIAFENGTVKAVNPQTKTIAISLNENVDSLQLKSITSNATAEFYLTTDADLIDPGIGQEMQPGIQIAVSDTNSFSFVVLDEKKRIVEVWLVKWETEKSSSSESSSSAEKEKSSSSEKISSAKESSSSMSSSSSKIKNSSAEIISSSSVEISSSSEKSSSSFSSSEVSSSSETEISSSEIFSSSSILKTEIPQIPGSDFSSRNDFFATTSDAMATEGSATVVAKYTFKSEANLIENGSSITLSTEEVSCAWGGIPGGWKMATGIYFTGEYSGTDARDIYDEGYESGTPSTAPSDLTKKMKFGKPYTARPTAFELTYSYEHVANKSKEFPQKSLAYVILVSADNHAVALGMLSDSATVEQTMKIVRLNYGADPDGILSAGYAGTSDLTLGTGDEEVASIRVLFASSAYAHIVAGGVAGKSSDFRGGEKSSLTLENFRLLGKEVAE, encoded by the coding sequence ATGAAAAACAGCAAAAAATTTTCTTTGTTTTTAGCGTTCTTCTTCGCGTTCTTTACCGCCTGTGAAGAAAGCGATGTCACTAGTGCAAATGTTCCCGAGACAATTTTTGCGTCGATTGCATTTGAAAATGGAACGGTGAAAGCGGTGAATCCGCAGACGAAAACGATTGCCATTTCCTTGAATGAAAATGTCGATTCGCTTCAATTAAAATCGATTACATCGAATGCGACTGCTGAATTTTATTTGACGACCGATGCGGATTTAATCGATCCGGGAATTGGCCAAGAAATGCAGCCGGGAATTCAAATCGCTGTGAGCGATACCAATTCTTTTTCGTTCGTTGTCTTGGATGAAAAGAAGCGCATTGTCGAAGTTTGGCTTGTAAAATGGGAAACGGAAAAATCTTCGTCATCCGAAAGTTCTTCGAGTGCAGAAAAAGAAAAATCTTCCTCTTCTGAAAAAATTTCTTCGGCAAAAGAATCTTCGTCTTCGATGAGCTCGAGTTCTTCGAAAATCAAAAATTCTTCAGCGGAAATCATTTCGAGTTCGTCTGTAGAAATTTCTTCTTCGAGTGAAAAATCTTCGTCTAGTTTTTCATCGAGTGAAGTTTCGTCTTCTTCGGAAACAGAAATTTCTTCTAGTGAAATTTTCAGTTCATCGTCAATTTTGAAAACAGAAATTCCGCAAATTCCGGGCTCGGATTTTTCTTCGCGGAATGATTTCTTTGCGACGACAAGCGATGCGATGGCGACGGAAGGAAGTGCAACCGTTGTCGCTAAATACACATTTAAGTCCGAAGCGAATTTGATTGAAAACGGTTCATCGATTACACTTTCAACAGAAGAAGTATCTTGCGCTTGGGGCGGAATTCCGGGCGGATGGAAAATGGCGACGGGAATTTATTTCACCGGTGAATATTCGGGAACGGATGCGCGCGATATTTACGACGAAGGTTATGAAAGTGGAACGCCGAGCACAGCGCCTTCGGATTTGACAAAGAAAATGAAATTTGGAAAACCTTATACAGCGCGCCCAACTGCGTTTGAACTCACTTATTCTTACGAACACGTGGCGAATAAATCCAAAGAATTTCCGCAGAAAAGTCTTGCTTACGTCATCCTCGTGAGTGCGGACAATCACGCCGTGGCACTAGGAATGCTTTCGGATTCGGCAACGGTTGAACAGACAATGAAAATTGTTCGGTTAAATTACGGCGCAGATCCCGACGGAATTCTTTCGGCGGGTTATGCGGGTACATCGGATTTAACTCTCGGCACAGGCGATGAAGAAGTTGCGAGCATTCGCGTTCTCTTTGCTTCGTCTGCGTACGCGCATATCGTCGCTGGCGGTGTAGCGGGGAAAAGTAGCGATTTCCGCGGCGGCGAAAAATCTTCGCTCACTTTAGAAAACTTCCGGCTTCTCGGTAAGGAAGTTGCAGAATGA
- a CDS encoding PCMD domain-containing protein, which translates to MKYLLGILAFCIFACTADYDTFGTSDYRVLNDLSFREQVSAPAVYSSEHRLEFDLQEIPDSLETWDSLTIDDIDVSHFATMHLVESRFSEFPQDSLELDSLADSVAYAEKPLREGEKIRLPAGHVIYMLVVSESKKKSIWKLEFRVPEKVSSSSDEESSSSESVSSSSEKNSGEISSSSFVGKSSASEKSSSSKISENSSSSEATPNSSSAEVLSSSSAEPLDESAPQILSLSIAGKKAEIDLERFAIHVDSLEFRTDLSKLKLSELTLSEGAMANVKVGESYDFGYGVAVTVTGKNGKTTTYQVKAGYQIPGSNFNIWKNSDVVPDTLWNNANTILTTTEKYTSGSMIGAKITTGKVVGKVASGSLYTADFNPKEVATLAMADASKWPDGNELLDFGKPFGARPEMMEVKFSYTGKGDSCEMYILLENRTGNKNINRKASDVNKLIASAWYRSTTADNSGRVNPDVVSISPADKNGMRTLLLKLHYGVPLSGSAIEKTAIFRTTLQSKESVAINNSLVQGTGEEPVTHVRIVFASSADGNHYKGVKDATLIIDSVRLIY; encoded by the coding sequence ATGAAATATCTCCTCGGCATTTTAGCGTTTTGCATTTTCGCATGCACCGCTGATTATGATACCTTTGGCACATCGGATTATCGTGTGCTGAACGATTTGAGTTTTCGAGAACAAGTGAGCGCTCCTGCAGTTTATTCGAGCGAACATCGCTTGGAATTTGATTTGCAAGAAATTCCCGATTCCTTGGAAACGTGGGATTCGCTTACGATTGATGATATCGATGTCAGCCATTTTGCGACGATGCATTTAGTTGAAAGTCGCTTTTCCGAATTTCCGCAAGATTCTCTTGAACTCGATTCATTAGCCGATAGCGTCGCTTATGCAGAAAAGCCTTTGCGCGAAGGCGAAAAAATTCGCTTGCCCGCGGGTCATGTGATTTATATGCTCGTCGTTTCGGAAAGCAAAAAGAAATCCATTTGGAAATTGGAATTTCGCGTTCCCGAAAAAGTGAGCAGTTCTTCGGACGAAGAAAGTTCAAGTTCCGAAAGCGTTTCAAGTAGCTCCGAAAAAAATAGCGGAGAAATTTCTTCGAGCTCTTTCGTGGGAAAAAGTTCTGCTTCCGAAAAAAGTTCTTCGTCAAAAATTTCTGAAAATTCATCTTCGTCCGAGGCGACGCCAAATTCTTCGAGCGCAGAAGTTCTTTCGAGTTCTTCGGCGGAACCGTTAGACGAAAGCGCTCCGCAAATTCTTTCTCTTTCGATTGCGGGGAAAAAAGCGGAAATCGATTTGGAGCGCTTCGCTATTCATGTAGACTCTTTAGAATTTCGCACGGATCTTTCGAAATTAAAACTTTCGGAGCTCACGCTTTCGGAAGGCGCAATGGCAAATGTGAAAGTGGGCGAGTCTTACGATTTTGGTTACGGTGTCGCAGTCACTGTAACGGGGAAAAATGGCAAGACGACAACTTATCAAGTGAAAGCGGGCTATCAAATTCCGGGAAGCAATTTTAACATTTGGAAAAATAGCGATGTCGTTCCCGATACGCTTTGGAATAATGCGAATACGATTTTAACGACGACAGAAAAATACACATCGGGTTCGATGATCGGCGCAAAAATTACAACGGGAAAAGTCGTCGGCAAAGTCGCGAGTGGAAGCTTATATACCGCGGACTTTAATCCGAAAGAGGTTGCCACCTTAGCGATGGCGGATGCTTCGAAATGGCCCGATGGCAATGAACTTCTCGATTTTGGAAAGCCATTTGGCGCGCGTCCCGAAATGATGGAAGTGAAATTTTCGTATACGGGAAAAGGCGATAGCTGCGAAATGTATATCCTTCTAGAAAATCGCACGGGAAATAAAAACATTAACCGCAAAGCGAGCGATGTGAATAAATTGATTGCTTCGGCGTGGTATCGTTCGACGACGGCAGATAATTCGGGTCGCGTCAATCCCGATGTCGTAAGCATTTCTCCCGCTGACAAAAATGGAATGCGGACTCTTCTTTTAAAACTGCATTACGGCGTTCCGCTTTCTGGCTCTGCGATAGAAAAGACCGCAATTTTCCGCACGACTCTGCAATCCAAAGAAAGTGTTGCGATAAACAACAGTCTCGTTCAAGGGACTGGCGAAGAGCCGGTGACGCATGTGCGTATCGTCTTTGCTTCGAGCGCAGACGGCAATCATTACAAAGGCGTGAAAGATGCAACTCTTATCATCGACTCGGTGCGTTTAATTTACTAA